The following coding sequences are from one Saprospiraceae bacterium window:
- a CDS encoding rhodanese-like domain-containing protein — MKINIVSAIFSLLVIGFTISCANGQGKPNDIKTQLTKNPGKVIDVRTLDEWNEGHYSKAIHADWYNGDFQKLAETLDKNENIYLYCRSGGRSGSATDYLKQRGFKNVYNLGGYSNFKGID; from the coding sequence ATGAAAATAAATATTGTAAGTGCAATTTTTTCTCTTTTGGTCATTGGATTCACGATATCTTGTGCAAATGGACAAGGAAAGCCAAATGACATCAAAACACAGTTGACCAAGAATCCCGGTAAAGTCATCGACGTGCGCACATTGGATGAATGGAATGAGGGACATTATTCAAAGGCGATTCACGCAGATTGGTACAATGGGGACTTTCAAAAGTTGGCTGAAACTTTGGACAAAAACGAGAATATCTACCTGTACTGCCGAAGTGGTGGAAGAAGCGGTTCCGCAACTGATTATCTAAAGCAGAGAGGATTCAAGAATGTGTATAATTTGGGAGGATATTCCAATTTCAAAGGAATTGATTAG
- a CDS encoding sulfite exporter TauE/SafE family protein — protein sequence MWFAFVLTSVLLFVVGILFGLVGAGGGVLTIPVLVYVYGLPLTEAVPGSYLVVALSSGAGVLYLNHKQGIDLNAFVRFGTISVIVIALTRVFVQPAIPEHLELGSGLELASEKVLMVLFTCILLLSAYFLMYPPNFGREIMQDKRYMVFLGILVGLVTGLVGAGGGFIIVPALILGLGVPMSQVAGTSLAIICLNTMLGFLISSSHIPVHHLWHFMAFALACVCGLVIGVQLRNYFSEMYLKKMLAFILIGIAGVILKNEFYK from the coding sequence ATGTGGTTCGCTTTTGTATTGACTTCGGTTTTGCTATTTGTAGTGGGAATATTATTTGGCTTGGTGGGTGCAGGAGGTGGAGTGTTGACCATTCCGGTTTTGGTCTATGTATATGGATTGCCATTGACTGAAGCAGTACCTGGATCTTATCTTGTAGTTGCATTGAGTAGCGGTGCAGGAGTTTTATATTTGAATCATAAGCAAGGCATTGATTTGAATGCTTTTGTGCGATTTGGGACGATTTCAGTCATTGTCATTGCTTTAACCAGAGTGTTTGTTCAACCTGCGATACCAGAACATTTGGAATTAGGATCCGGTCTGGAGCTAGCTAGTGAGAAAGTATTGATGGTGCTATTCACCTGTATATTGTTACTTTCTGCTTATTTTTTGATGTATCCACCCAATTTTGGTCGAGAAATCATGCAAGACAAGAGGTATATGGTTTTTCTTGGAATCTTGGTTGGTTTGGTTACCGGCTTGGTGGGTGCAGGAGGTGGATTTATCATAGTTCCGGCTTTGATTTTGGGTCTGGGAGTTCCGATGAGTCAAGTAGCGGGAACTTCTCTTGCCATCATTTGTTTGAACACAATGCTCGGTTTTTTGATCAGCAGTAGTCATATCCCTGTACATCATTTGTGGCATTTTATGGCATTTGCATTGGCTTGTGTGTGTGGCCTTGTGATCGGAGTGCAGCTCAGGAATTATTTTTCTGAAATGTATTTGAAAAAAATGCTGGCATTTATCCTTATTGGTATTGCGGGTGTGATTTTGAAAAACGAATTTTATAAATGA
- the hflX gene encoding GTPase HflX, whose amino-acid sequence MTTSWNIDPRRSSGTNGIEKAILVGIILPDQSDALIQEHLDELEFLALTAGAESIYRVTQRLNGPDSRTFIGKGKAEEIKTYMEHFPVDLVIFDDDLTGKQQNILEEMLKVKILDRSSLILDIFANRAQTAQAKTQVELAQLQYIYPRLRGMWTHLEKQRGGIGMRGPGEQEIETDRRIVKEKISLLKRKLEKIDLQNTTQRKNRDEMIRVSLVGYTNVGKSTLMNVLSKSDVFAENKLFATLDTTVRKVVWDAMPFLLSDTVGFIRKLPHHLVESFKSTLDEVRESDILVHVIDISHPQFRDHINTVLATLQSLHAADKPMLMVLNKIDQYREKYFDKLLDPLTKNELEKDLLYSVTEQYQMSALFLSARNLENIEQFRTMLKEMIARQYLVRYPYKARQW is encoded by the coding sequence TTGACAACATCTTGGAATATTGACCCCCGCAGGTCATCAGGAACAAATGGTATTGAAAAAGCCATTCTAGTTGGGATTATTTTACCTGATCAGTCTGATGCTTTAATACAGGAGCATTTGGATGAATTGGAGTTTCTCGCGCTGACAGCCGGAGCAGAAAGCATCTACAGAGTGACCCAAAGGTTAAACGGACCGGACTCGCGCACTTTTATTGGGAAAGGAAAAGCTGAGGAAATCAAAACTTACATGGAGCATTTCCCGGTAGATCTGGTCATTTTTGATGATGATCTTACCGGAAAGCAACAGAATATTCTGGAAGAAATGCTCAAAGTAAAAATTTTGGATAGGTCTTCGTTGATACTCGATATATTTGCCAATCGCGCTCAAACTGCACAAGCTAAAACTCAAGTGGAGTTAGCCCAGTTGCAGTATATCTATCCGAGATTGAGAGGCATGTGGACACATCTTGAGAAGCAGCGAGGGGGAATAGGTATGAGAGGTCCCGGTGAGCAGGAAATAGAAACCGACAGGCGAATCGTTAAAGAGAAAATTTCATTGCTCAAAAGAAAGCTTGAAAAAATAGATCTTCAGAATACGACTCAACGAAAAAACAGGGACGAAATGATTCGGGTTTCATTGGTCGGATATACTAACGTCGGTAAATCTACCTTGATGAATGTATTGAGTAAGTCTGATGTATTCGCGGAAAACAAACTTTTTGCAACACTTGACACAACAGTGCGTAAAGTCGTTTGGGATGCTATGCCTTTTTTACTTTCAGATACAGTTGGGTTCATTAGAAAGCTACCTCACCATCTCGTGGAGAGTTTTAAATCAACCCTTGATGAAGTAAGAGAAAGCGATATTCTCGTGCATGTCATCGATATTTCACATCCTCAATTCAGAGATCATATCAATACGGTATTAGCTACTTTGCAAAGTCTTCATGCTGCTGATAAGCCAATGCTTATGGTGTTGAATAAAATAGATCAATATCGGGAAAAGTATTTTGACAAATTACTGGATCCCCTAACGAAAAATGAACTGGAGAAGGATCTTTTATATTCAGTTACAGAACAATATCAAATGTCTGCATTATTTTTGTCTGCAAGAAACCTGGAGAATATCGAACAGTTTAGGACGATGCTTAAAGAAATGATTGCCAGACAATATTTGGTACGATATCCTTACAAAGCCAGACAATGGTGA
- a CDS encoding DUF1801 domain-containing protein, whose protein sequence is MDSKQAFTDFIQQFPKDIQAKLNQLVDIIEQCVPQAERTMAYGIPTFTYFGNLIHFSAYQSHIGLYPGAKAIEHFKRQIDHLKTSKGTIQFPNEVALPDKLIREICLYCKNQNEEKIRASKQSKYCENGHLLPPRKVCTFCPKCSIGDADKSKAFDILASPARRALQAHQVYNLADLGKFTETEIASWHGIGPSALDHLRSMMKQEKFTFLRD, encoded by the coding sequence ATGGATTCTAAACAAGCATTCACGGATTTTATCCAACAGTTCCCAAAAGATATCCAAGCGAAACTGAATCAGCTTGTCGACATCATCGAACAATGCGTCCCACAAGCGGAGAGAACCATGGCTTACGGAATACCTACATTTACATATTTTGGAAATTTGATACATTTTTCTGCTTATCAATCACATATCGGTTTATATCCGGGAGCAAAAGCCATAGAGCATTTCAAAAGACAAATTGATCACTTGAAAACCTCCAAAGGCACTATTCAATTTCCAAATGAAGTAGCATTGCCGGATAAATTGATACGTGAAATATGTCTCTATTGTAAAAATCAGAATGAAGAAAAGATAAGAGCTTCCAAGCAATCAAAGTACTGTGAAAATGGACATTTATTGCCTCCACGCAAGGTGTGCACTTTCTGTCCAAAATGCTCCATAGGAGATGCGGATAAAAGTAAAGCTTTTGATATTTTAGCTTCACCTGCAAGAAGAGCGCTGCAAGCACATCAAGTCTATAATTTGGCTGATTTAGGGAAGTTTACAGAGACAGAGATTGCATCCTGGCATGGGATAGGACCTTCTGCTTTAGATCATTTAAGATCCATGATGAAACAAGAGAAGTTCACTTTTTTAAGGGATTGA